The proteins below come from a single Xenopus tropicalis strain Nigerian chromosome 9, UCB_Xtro_10.0, whole genome shotgun sequence genomic window:
- the atp5mc3 gene encoding ATP synthase F(0) complex subunit C3, mitochondrial (The RefSeq protein has 1 substitution compared to this genomic sequence), translating into MYACAKFVSTPSLIRAGSRVLYRPVSASVLSRPEVRTGEGNATLLSGTPNTFTQLVLREFQTSAVSRDIDTAAKFIGAGAATVGVAGSGAGIGTVFGSLIIGYARNPSLKQQLFSYAILGFALSEAMGLFCLMVAFLILFAM; encoded by the exons ATGTATGCCTGCGCGAAGTTCGTCTCCACACCCTCTCTG ATCCGTGCTGGGTCCAGAGTTCTGTACAGACCAGTTTCTGCATCAGTGTTGTCTCGGCCAGAGGTCCGAACTGGAGAG ggAAACGCCACACTCCTCAGTGGGACTCCAAACCCCTTCACACAGTTGGTACTGAGGGAATTCCAGACCAGTGCAGTCAGCAGGGACATTGACACTGCTGCAAAGTTTATTGGTGCTGGTGCTGCCACAGTTGGAGTGGCTGGCTCTGGTGCTGGTATTGGAACAGTGTTCGGCAGCCTCATTATTGGCTATGCCAG AAATCCATCACTGAAACAGCAGTTGTTCTCTTACGCCATCCTGGGATTTGCCCTGTCTGAAGCTATGGGTCTCTTCTGTTTGATGGTTGCTTTCCTTATCCTGTTTGCCATGTGA
- the atp5mc3 gene encoding ATP synthase F(0) complex subunit C3, mitochondrial isoform X1: MYACAKFVSTPSLIRAGSRVLYRPVSASVLSRPEVRTGEGNATLLSGTPNPFTQLVLREFQTSAVSRDIDTAAKFIGAGAATVGVAGSGAGIGTVFGSLIIGYARNPSLKQQLFSYAILGFALSEAMGLFCLMVAFLILFAM, from the exons ATGTATGCCTGCGCGAAGTTCGTCTCCACACCCTCTCTG ATCCGTGCTGGGTCCAGAGTTCTGTACAGACCAGTTTCTGCATCAGTGTTGTCTCGGCCAGAGGTCCGAACTGGAGAG ggAAACGCCACACTCCTCAGTGGGACTCCAAACCCCTTCACACAGTTGGTACTGAGGGAATTCCAGACCAGTGCAGTCAGCAGGGACATTGACACTGCTGCAAAGTTTATTGGTGCTGGTGCTGCCACAGTTGGAGTGGCTGGCTCTGGTGCTGGTATTGGAACAGTGTTCGGCAGCCTCATTATTGGCTATGCCAG AAATCCATCACTGAAACAGCAGTTGTTCTCTTACGCCATCCTGGGATTTGCCCTGTCTGAAGCTATGGGTCTCTTCTGTTTGATGGTTGCTTTCCTTATCCTGTTTGCCATGTGA